A segment of the Atribacterota bacterium genome:
TAGGTATGAATGTTGAAGGTTAATATTTAGTTAGAGTATAGAGGAACAAAGGAATTAATGGAAGAAGAATTTACTCTTATAAAAGGAACAATTAAAAAGTTAGTATATCACAATGAAGAAAATGGTTTTGTTATTGCCCGCATCGATGAGCAGGAACCGGAAAAAAAAGAATCAACTGTAGTCGGCAAGATGGCAGCCATAAGTATCGGGGAGACCTATCAATTTAAAGGTAAGTGGAACCTTGACTCAAGATATGGCTGGCAGTTTAATTTTGAAGACTACCAGATTATTTTGCCCACTACACTGGAAGGTGTTCGCCGTTATTTAGGCTCGGGTTTGATTAAAGGGGTAGGCCCCTCAACGGCGAATAGGATTGTTGACCGGTTTGGAGAAAAAACTCTTGAAATAATTGAAGATTACCCCGAAAGATTAAACGAGGTAGATGGTATAGCCAGGAAAAGAATCGAGCTTATCAAGAAATCCTGGCAGGAGCAAAAAGAGATTAAGCGGGTTATGCTTTTTTTACAGTCCTATAATATTACTACCGGCTATGCAGTAAAAATATTTAAGCAGTATGGCTCTAAGGCTATAGAAAAACTGAAAGAAAATCCTTATTGTCTGGTTGATGACATTTTTGGCATCGGCTTTAAGATTGCCGATAAAATTGCTCAAAATTTAGGAATACAGAAGGATTCTCCATCCCGAATCAGGGCAGGGATAAAATATTGTTTAACTGAAAATGCAGGACAGGGACATTGTTATGTAGATTATAATGAGATAACCCAAATGACTGCAGAGCTACTGGATACTAAGCAAGAGCAGGTGGAAAAAGAATGCGCAGTACTTAACCGTTCCGGAGACATAAATATACAGGAAAACCAGGTTTGGCTTCCTGTATATTTTAATGCAGAAAAAGAGGTTAGTAAAAAAATTATATCCCTGATACATTATCCTCAACAATTGACACAGATAAATATTGATTCGAAGATAGAGGAATTAGAGAAAAAGTATCGGATTAAATTTGCCAAAGAGCAAAAAAGGGCAATAAAGGAAGTTCTTCTTCACCGTATTTTGATACTTACCGGGGGCCCGGGAACAGGTAAAACAACAACAACTATCGGGCTAATTGAATTGTTTGAAGATTTAGGTCTAAAAATTGTCCTTGCTGCTCCCACCGGCAGGGCTGCCAAAAAACTGAGCGAGGCTACCCAGAGAAATGCCAAAACTATTCATCGGCTACTTGCTTATAACCCAAGAGAAAGAGGTTTTACAAAAAATAAAGACAATCCAATCAGGGCAGATGTGATTATTTTAGACGAAGTTTCCATGATTGATATTATCTTAATGAACCACCTGTTGAAGGCAGTTACGGATAATACTTTTTTAATCCTGATTGGTGATATTGATCAATTACCGTCAGTTGGTCCGGGAAATATTTTGAAAGATATGATTGATTCAGAGGTGATTCCGGTAATCAGATTAACCCATATCTACAGACAAAAGGAAAAAAGCCTTATTGTTGTAAATGCACATCTGGTTAATCAGGGGAAATATCCTGTTTTAAAAGGAAAACAGGAAAGAGATTTTTATTTTCTGAAGGAGGATAACCCGGAAAAGGCGGCTGAAAAGATAATAAAATTATGCACTACCCGTTTGCCATATACTTACAGGTTTAACCCGATTAGAGATATACAGATATTGACTCCGATGTATAAGGGTTCTGCTGGAGCAGACAATCTTAACCAATTAATGAGAAATGCATTAAACCCCGGAGGAAAAGCTTTGAAATACGGACATCAACAGTATAAAATAAATGATAAAGTAATGCAGATTCGAAATAATTATGATAAGGAAGTATTTAACGGAGATATCGGAAATATTAAGGAAATTGATTTTGAGGAACAGATTGTTAGAGTCCTTTTTTATACCCGGATTGTAGAGTACGATTTCTCAGAACTTAATGAGCTGGTACTGGCATATGCAATTACTGTTCATAAAAGTCAGGGCAGCGAATACCCGGTAGTGGTTATTCCCATGTTGACACAGCATTTTCTTTTGCTGCAACGGAATTTATTATATACTGCCATTACCAGGGCAAGGAAAATGGTAATTATTGTTGGAACAAACAAGGCGCTATGGATTGCAATTAAGAATAATAAGACAGTCAAGAGAAATACCTTTTTGAAAGAAAGGTTAATTAATATGATATCCTTAGCAGGTAAAAGGAGAGAAAAATGATAACACAAGATATATTAAAAGAATTATCTATTCAGACAGAATCAAAAATTGTCCTGTTAGTAGCAGATGGAGTAGGGGATTTGCCCTCAAAAGAGGGGAAAACAGCCTTAGAATTTGCAAATACTCCCAATTTGGATAAATTAGCAGCACTTTCTGTTTGTGGTTTAACTGATCCTATAGGTAGAGGAATAACTCCGGGAAGTGGTCCTGCCCATCTCTCTTTGTTTGGATATGATCCAATTCAATGCCAGATTGGTCGCGGAGTTTTAGAGGCACTGGGTATTGATGTTGAACTAACTGAAGATGACCTGGCATGTCGTGGTAATTTTGCTACAATTGAGAAGGACAGGATTATAACTGACAGAAGAGCAGGAAGAATACCAACTGAGACTAATAAGAAGCTTTGCAGCTTACTACAGGAAAATATAACGGAAATAGAAGGAGTACAGGTAATTATCAAGCCGGGAAAAGAACATCGTTTTGTAGTAATATTTCGTGGAAAGGGACTGCAAGACGGAATTACGGATGCTGATCCTCAACTCAATGGTAAAAAAATGAAATATGCTGAAGCCCTGAGGGTGCAAAGTGAAGAAAGTGTAAAAATAGTAAACAGGTTTATTGACAAAGCTCTGGAAGTCCTTAAAGACGAGCATCCGGCAAATGCAATATTATTAAG
Coding sequences within it:
- a CDS encoding ATP-dependent RecD-like DNA helicase; this encodes MEEEFTLIKGTIKKLVYHNEENGFVIARIDEQEPEKKESTVVGKMAAISIGETYQFKGKWNLDSRYGWQFNFEDYQIILPTTLEGVRRYLGSGLIKGVGPSTANRIVDRFGEKTLEIIEDYPERLNEVDGIARKRIELIKKSWQEQKEIKRVMLFLQSYNITTGYAVKIFKQYGSKAIEKLKENPYCLVDDIFGIGFKIADKIAQNLGIQKDSPSRIRAGIKYCLTENAGQGHCYVDYNEITQMTAELLDTKQEQVEKECAVLNRSGDINIQENQVWLPVYFNAEKEVSKKIISLIHYPQQLTQINIDSKIEELEKKYRIKFAKEQKRAIKEVLLHRILILTGGPGTGKTTTTIGLIELFEDLGLKIVLAAPTGRAAKKLSEATQRNAKTIHRLLAYNPRERGFTKNKDNPIRADVIILDEVSMIDIILMNHLLKAVTDNTFLILIGDIDQLPSVGPGNILKDMIDSEVIPVIRLTHIYRQKEKSLIVVNAHLVNQGKYPVLKGKQERDFYFLKEDNPEKAAEKIIKLCTTRLPYTYRFNPIRDIQILTPMYKGSAGADNLNQLMRNALNPGGKALKYGHQQYKINDKVMQIRNNYDKEVFNGDIGNIKEIDFEEQIVRVLFYTRIVEYDFSELNELVLAYAITVHKSQGSEYPVVVIPMLTQHFLLLQRNLLYTAITRARKMVIIVGTNKALWIAIKNNKTVKRNTFLKERLINMISLAGKRREK
- a CDS encoding 2,3-bisphosphoglycerate-independent phosphoglycerate mutase codes for the protein MITQDILKELSIQTESKIVLLVADGVGDLPSKEGKTALEFANTPNLDKLAALSVCGLTDPIGRGITPGSGPAHLSLFGYDPIQCQIGRGVLEALGIDVELTEDDLACRGNFATIEKDRIITDRRAGRIPTETNKKLCSLLQENITEIEGVQVIIKPGKEHRFVVIFRGKGLQDGITDADPQLNGKKMKYAEALRVQSEESVKIVNRFIDKALEVLKDEHPANAILLRGIAKHPGLPSMVELFKLNPAAIATYPMYRGLAKLVGMAVLKTGETIADEFETLENNFQKYNFFYVHIKKTDSYGEDGNFDAKVKIIEELDSFIPQLSELNPDVIAITGDHSTPAALAAHSWHPNPFLLHSKFIRVDETRHFSENECVKGGLGRFPAKEAIQLMLANALKLKKYGA